From the genome of Azospira restricta, one region includes:
- a CDS encoding cobyrinate a,c-diamide synthase, which produces MTHSCPALLVAAPASGQGKTTVVAALARLHARQGRRVRVFKCGPDFLDPQIHAVASGAPCANIDLWMCGEEDARWRLAAAAKEADLILVEGVMGLFDGEPPAAELAQRLGIPILTVIDGAAMATSFGAIAYGLKHYRPGTPLTAAFANRVGSDYHAELLKKSLPEDIRWMGHLPRDDYAAMPERHLGLLPAAEIADLSARLDRMADALAKTDAAALPPAVDFAAAAPPALPPLLAGTTIAVARDAAFCFLYPANLDCLQALGARLVFFSPLADAALPDCDAVWLPGGYPELHGKALSANRSLWASLSKHVAAGKPAYAECGGMMALFETLVDGDGQAHWLGSLIPGAVTMQKKLAALGMQEVALDGQAAIRGHTFHYSRAETPLAPFARAAKKQGASEGEAVWRIERLTASYLHLYFPSNPAAVAALFAR; this is translated from the coding sequence ATGACCCATTCCTGCCCCGCCCTCCTCGTCGCCGCGCCCGCCTCCGGCCAGGGCAAGACCACCGTCGTCGCCGCGCTGGCGCGGCTGCATGCGCGGCAGGGGCGCCGGGTGCGCGTGTTCAAGTGCGGCCCGGACTTCCTCGACCCGCAGATCCACGCGGTAGCGAGCGGCGCGCCGTGCGCCAACATCGACCTGTGGATGTGCGGCGAGGAAGACGCGCGCTGGCGGCTGGCCGCGGCGGCGAAGGAGGCCGACCTGATCCTGGTCGAAGGGGTGATGGGCCTGTTCGACGGCGAGCCGCCGGCGGCGGAGCTCGCGCAGCGTCTCGGCATCCCGATCCTGACCGTGATCGACGGCGCGGCGATGGCCACCAGCTTCGGCGCGATCGCCTACGGCCTCAAGCACTATCGGCCGGGAACGCCGCTCACCGCCGCCTTCGCCAACCGCGTCGGCAGCGACTATCACGCCGAACTGCTGAAGAAGAGCCTGCCGGAAGACATCCGCTGGATGGGCCATCTGCCGCGCGACGACTATGCGGCGATGCCCGAGCGCCACCTCGGCCTGCTGCCCGCCGCCGAGATCGCCGACCTGTCGGCGCGCCTCGACCGCATGGCCGACGCGCTGGCGAAGACCGACGCTGCGGCGCTGCCGCCGGCCGTCGACTTCGCCGCCGCGGCACCCCCGGCGCTGCCGCCGCTACTCGCCGGCACCACCATCGCGGTCGCCCGCGACGCCGCCTTCTGCTTCCTCTACCCGGCCAACCTCGACTGCCTGCAGGCGCTCGGCGCCCGCCTCGTCTTCTTCTCGCCGCTCGCCGACGCCGCGCTGCCCGATTGCGACGCGGTGTGGCTGCCCGGCGGCTATCCGGAACTGCACGGCAAGGCACTGTCGGCGAACCGTTCGCTGTGGGCGTCGCTGTCGAAACACGTCGCCGCCGGCAAGCCGGCCTATGCCGAATGCGGCGGCATGATGGCGTTGTTCGAGACGCTGGTCGACGGCGATGGCCAGGCGCACTGGCTGGGCAGCCTGATTCCCGGCGCGGTGACGATGCAGAAGAAGCTCGCCGCGCTCGGCATGCAGGAGGTCGCGCTCGACGGCCAGGCTGCAATCCGCGGCCACACCTTCCACTACTCGCGGGCCGAGACGCCGCTGGCGCCGTTCGCGCGCGCCGCGAAGAAGCAGGGCGCTAGCGAGGGCGAGGCGGTCTGGCGCATCGAGCGCCTTACCGCCAGCTACCTGCACCTCTACTTCCCGTCGAATCCGGCGGCGGTCGCCGCGCTGTTCGCGCGCTGA
- a CDS encoding haloacid dehalogenase type II: MDRHKLLGIEVVVFDAYGTLFDVGSVARGAEEALGERWLALSELWRSKQLQYTWLRGLAGHHADFWQVTADALDFALAALGIDDPPLRERLLHRYLRIAAYPEVPATLAALKARGLQLAILSNGSPAMLAAAVANAGIGDLLDAVLSVEAVGVYKPHPAVYGLAVDRFGIVPGCICFLSANGWDAFSAKSFGFRVLWCNRARQPPERIPSPPDGEIGDLSALPDWLA, from the coding sequence ATGGATCGACACAAACTGTTGGGCATCGAGGTTGTCGTCTTCGACGCCTACGGCACGCTGTTCGACGTCGGCAGCGTCGCCCGCGGCGCCGAGGAGGCGCTCGGCGAGCGGTGGCTGGCGCTGTCCGAACTGTGGCGCAGCAAGCAACTGCAATACACGTGGCTGCGCGGGCTGGCCGGGCATCACGCGGATTTCTGGCAGGTCACCGCCGACGCGCTCGACTTCGCGCTGGCCGCGCTCGGCATCGACGACCCCCCGCTGCGCGAGCGGCTGCTGCACCGCTACCTGCGGATCGCCGCCTATCCGGAGGTGCCGGCGACGCTGGCGGCGCTGAAGGCGCGCGGCCTGCAGCTGGCGATCCTGTCCAACGGCAGCCCGGCGATGCTCGCTGCGGCGGTCGCCAACGCCGGCATCGGCGACCTGCTCGACGCGGTGCTCTCGGTCGAGGCGGTCGGCGTCTACAAGCCGCATCCGGCGGTCTACGGCCTCGCCGTCGATCGCTTCGGCATCGTTCCCGGGTGCATCTGCTTCCTCTCGGCGAACGGCTGGGACGCCTTCTCGGCCAAATCCTTCGGCTTCCGCGTGCTGTGGTGCAACCGCGCGCGGCAGCCGCCGGAGCGCATCCCGTCGCCGCCCGACGGCGAGATCGGCGACCTCTCGGCGCTGCCGGACTGGCTGGCGTAG
- a CDS encoding acyl carrier protein, translating into MPRDPGELRAIVVATLQTIAPEIDAGALRADRPLRQQVDLDSMDWLNFLIGLSRTLGVAIPETDYRRLVSIDELVRYLREKTG; encoded by the coding sequence ATGCCCCGCGACCCCGGTGAATTGCGCGCGATCGTCGTCGCCACGCTGCAGACGATCGCCCCGGAAATCGACGCCGGCGCGCTGCGCGCCGACCGACCGCTGCGCCAGCAGGTCGACCTCGACTCGATGGATTGGCTCAACTTCCTGATCGGGCTGAGCCGGACGCTCGGGGTGGCGATCCCGGAAACCGATTACCGGCGGCTGGTGTCGATCGATGAGCTGGTGCGCTACCTGCGGGAAAAGACCGGCTGA
- a CDS encoding dihydrolipoamide acetyltransferase family protein — protein MFEFKLPSLGADMDEGKLLQWLVKPGDRVHKGQVLAIVDTAKAAVDVEIWQAGVVRELLVAPETTIPVGTVLATLDELGETAAAVPSVGAMPPAGRLRISPAARRRAEALGIDPATVPGSGEGGAITLADVERAAGRPQSVTPPPAPVPRPPVAASPDRNAEMRRAIAAAMSRSKREIPHYYLFETIPLARAQAWLTAANAGRPISERLLLAALQLKAVALALAKYPELNGFFVDGRYQPSTAVHLGVAISLRQGGLIAPALRDADSKPLAQLMRELADLVGRARAGSLRSSELNEATVTVTNLGEQGVEAVAGVIYPPQVALVGFGAVAERPWVEDGTLGVAPTVVASLAADHRVSDGHRGALFLAELRARLQHPDEL, from the coding sequence GTGTTTGAATTCAAGCTGCCGTCGCTCGGCGCCGACATGGACGAGGGCAAGCTGCTGCAGTGGCTGGTGAAGCCCGGCGACCGCGTGCACAAGGGGCAGGTGCTGGCGATCGTCGACACCGCGAAGGCGGCGGTCGACGTCGAGATCTGGCAGGCCGGCGTGGTGCGCGAGCTGCTGGTCGCGCCGGAGACGACGATCCCGGTCGGTACCGTGCTGGCGACGCTCGACGAGCTGGGCGAGACCGCCGCCGCGGTGCCGAGCGTCGGCGCCATGCCGCCGGCCGGCCGCCTGCGCATCTCGCCGGCGGCGCGGCGGCGCGCCGAGGCGCTCGGCATCGATCCGGCGACGGTGCCGGGCAGCGGCGAAGGCGGCGCGATCACGCTGGCCGACGTCGAGCGTGCAGCGGGCAGGCCGCAGTCGGTCACGCCGCCGCCGGCACCGGTGCCGCGGCCGCCGGTGGCCGCCAGCCCCGACCGCAACGCCGAAATGCGCCGCGCCATCGCCGCCGCGATGAGCCGCTCGAAGCGCGAGATTCCGCACTACTACTTGTTCGAGACGATCCCGCTGGCGCGCGCGCAGGCCTGGCTGACGGCAGCCAACGCCGGGCGGCCGATCAGCGAGCGCTTGCTGCTCGCGGCGCTGCAGCTGAAGGCGGTGGCGCTGGCGCTGGCGAAGTATCCGGAGCTGAACGGCTTCTTCGTCGACGGTCGGTACCAGCCGTCGACGGCGGTGCACCTCGGTGTCGCCATCTCGCTGCGCCAGGGCGGGCTGATCGCGCCGGCGCTGCGCGACGCCGACAGCAAACCGCTCGCGCAGCTGATGCGCGAGTTGGCCGACCTGGTCGGGCGGGCGCGCGCCGGCTCGCTGCGCAGTTCGGAACTGAACGAGGCGACGGTCACCGTCACCAACCTCGGCGAGCAGGGCGTCGAGGCGGTTGCCGGCGTCATCTACCCGCCGCAGGTGGCGCTGGTCGGCTTCGGCGCCGTCGCCGAACGGCCGTGGGTCGAGGACGGCACGCTGGGCGTGGCGCCGACGGTGGTCGCCAGCCTCGCTGCCGACCATCGCGTCTCCGACGGCCATCGCGGCGCGCTGTTCCTCGCCGAACTGCGCGCGCGCCTGCAGCATCCGGACGAACTGTGA
- a CDS encoding alpha-ketoacid dehydrogenase subunit beta translates to MKTSYREALRLALREALIADPRVFLMGEDVGRYGGTYAVSKGLLDEFGPERIRDTPLSELGFVGAGVGAALGGLRPIVEVMTVNFSLLALDQIVNSAALLRHMSGGQFSVPLVLRMATGAGRQLAAQHSHSLENWYAHIPGIRVLAPATIADARGMLAPALADPDPVVIFEHAQLYNLEGELPASPDGWACDIAHAAVRREGSQATLITYGGCLPKALQAAEQLAADGIEVEVLDLRVLRPLDTDAIAASLAKTHRAVVVDEGWKSGSLAAEVVARIVERCFYDLDAPPLRVCSAEVPIPYAKHMEAAALPQPERIAAAVREVLGV, encoded by the coding sequence ATGAAGACCAGCTACCGCGAAGCCCTGCGCCTGGCGCTGCGCGAGGCGCTCATCGCCGATCCGCGCGTCTTCCTGATGGGCGAGGACGTCGGCCGCTACGGCGGCACCTACGCGGTGTCGAAGGGACTGCTCGACGAGTTCGGCCCCGAGCGCATCCGCGACACGCCGCTGTCCGAGCTCGGCTTCGTCGGCGCCGGTGTCGGCGCCGCGCTCGGCGGCCTGCGCCCGATCGTCGAGGTGATGACGGTGAATTTCAGCCTGCTCGCGCTCGACCAGATCGTGAACAGCGCGGCGCTGCTGCGCCACATGTCCGGCGGCCAGTTCTCGGTGCCGCTGGTGCTGCGCATGGCCACCGGCGCCGGCCGCCAGCTCGCCGCGCAGCATTCGCACAGCCTGGAGAACTGGTACGCGCACATCCCCGGCATCCGCGTGCTGGCGCCGGCGACGATCGCCGACGCGCGCGGCATGCTGGCGCCGGCGCTCGCCGATCCCGACCCGGTGGTGATCTTCGAGCACGCCCAGCTCTACAACCTGGAAGGCGAACTCCCCGCATCGCCGGACGGCTGGGCCTGCGACATCGCGCACGCGGCGGTCCGCCGCGAAGGCTCCCAGGCGACGCTGATCACCTACGGCGGCTGCCTGCCGAAGGCGCTGCAGGCGGCGGAACAATTGGCCGCCGACGGCATCGAGGTCGAGGTGCTCGACCTGCGCGTGCTGCGCCCGCTCGACACCGACGCGATCGCCGCGTCGCTGGCGAAGACGCACCGCGCGGTGGTCGTCGACGAGGGCTGGAAGAGCGGCAGCCTCGCCGCCGAGGTCGTCGCGCGCATCGTCGAGCGCTGCTTCTACGACCTCGACGCGCCGCCGCTGCGCGTCTGCAGCGCGGAGGTGCCGATCCCCTACGCGAAGCACATGGAGGCGGCGGCGCTGCCGCAACCGGAGAGGATCGCCGCCGCGGTCAGGGAGGTGCTCGGTGTTTGA
- the pdhA gene encoding pyruvate dehydrogenase (acetyl-transferring) E1 component subunit alpha yields the protein MSPRRKQETPAAAPAADDSALPLRLLADMLRIRRLEEKCAELYGAGKIRGFLHLYIGEEACAAGTMHALAADDNVVATYREHGHALLRGVPMNAIMAEMFGKAAGCSRGRGGSMHLFDAARRFYGGQAIVGGGLPLAVGLALADRMRKLPRITACVFGEGAMAEGAFHESINLAALWQLPVLFCCENNLYAMGTALARSESQTDLCAKAAAYKVRARAADGMDVRAVHAAVGDAVAAVRAGGGPFFVELQTYRFRAHSMFDPDLYRDKAEIEAWKQRGPIHTFSAQLKAEGRLDEAAFLRLDAAAQAEVDAAVAFAEAAPWEPVADLLRDVHTPEAAR from the coding sequence ATGAGTCCGCGCCGGAAGCAGGAAACCCCCGCCGCGGCGCCGGCTGCCGACGACAGCGCGCTGCCGCTGCGCCTGCTCGCCGACATGCTGCGCATCCGCCGCCTCGAGGAGAAGTGCGCCGAGCTCTACGGTGCCGGCAAGATCCGCGGCTTCCTGCACCTCTACATCGGCGAAGAGGCCTGCGCCGCCGGCACCATGCACGCGCTCGCCGCCGACGACAACGTCGTCGCCACCTATCGCGAGCACGGCCACGCGCTGCTGCGCGGCGTGCCGATGAACGCGATCATGGCCGAGATGTTCGGCAAGGCCGCCGGCTGCTCGCGCGGCCGCGGCGGCTCGATGCACCTGTTCGACGCCGCGCGCCGTTTCTACGGCGGCCAGGCGATCGTCGGCGGCGGCCTGCCGCTCGCCGTCGGCCTCGCGCTCGCCGACCGCATGCGCAAGCTGCCACGCATCACCGCCTGCGTCTTCGGCGAGGGGGCGATGGCCGAGGGCGCCTTCCACGAATCGATCAACCTCGCCGCGCTGTGGCAGCTGCCGGTGCTGTTCTGCTGCGAGAACAACCTGTACGCGATGGGTACCGCGCTCGCCCGCTCCGAATCGCAGACCGACCTGTGCGCCAAGGCCGCGGCCTACAAGGTGCGCGCGCGCGCCGCCGACGGCATGGACGTGCGCGCGGTGCATGCCGCGGTCGGCGACGCGGTGGCGGCAGTGCGCGCCGGCGGCGGGCCGTTCTTCGTCGAGCTGCAGACCTACCGCTTCCGCGCGCATTCGATGTTCGACCCCGACCTTTACCGCGACAAGGCCGAGATCGAGGCGTGGAAACAGCGCGGGCCGATCCATACCTTCTCGGCGCAGCTGAAGGCCGAAGGCCGGCTCGACGAGGCTGCCTTCCTCAGGCTCGACGCCGCGGCGCAGGCCGAGGTCGACGCCGCCGTCGCCTTTGCCGAGGCGGCGCCGTGGGAGCCGGTCGCCGACCTGCTGCGCGACGTCCATACGCCGGAGGCCGCGCGATGA
- the acsA gene encoding acetate--CoA ligase, producing MARPAIIRKTPADLPVPPNLVDYAAVRAAFSWAAARAELAGLPGGALNIAQEAVERHAQGARRERVAFRFLSDDAVRDLTFGELSRLTSRFANVLAALGVARGERVFVLAGRIPELYVAVLGSLKAGCVVSPLFSAFGPEPIATRIRLGEGAVLVTTDALYRRKVAAIRAQLPSLRHVLLASESGEADAVAGTHDLAALMAAAGEDFATVATQPDELALLHFTSGTTGMPKGAMHVHDAVVTHWATGRYALDLHGDDVFWCTADPGWVTGTSYGIVAPLLHGVTSIVDAADFDAERWYRILEEQGVTVWYTAPTAIRLLMKAGPELARQHAYPRLRFVASVGEPLNPEAVWWGKEVLGHAIHDNWWQTETGGIMIANLPALAIKPGAMGVPLPGVEAAIVRRLADGSVEPVVDGGDGELALKRGWPSMLRGHLNDAARYEKCFAGDWYLSGDLARRDADGYFWFVGRADDVIKSAGHLIGPFEVESALMEHPAVAEAGVIGKPDAVVGEVVKAFVSLKAGHAPGEALRLELLAHARRRLGAAVAPKEIDFLTTLPRTRSGKIMRRLLKARELGLPEGDTSTLEGGA from the coding sequence ATGGCGCGTCCCGCGATCATTCGCAAGACCCCGGCCGACCTGCCGGTGCCGCCGAATCTCGTCGACTACGCGGCGGTGCGGGCGGCCTTCTCGTGGGCGGCGGCGCGCGCCGAACTCGCCGGCCTGCCCGGCGGCGCGCTCAACATCGCGCAGGAGGCGGTCGAGCGGCACGCGCAGGGGGCGCGGCGCGAGCGCGTCGCGTTCCGCTTCCTCAGTGACGATGCCGTCCGCGACCTGACGTTCGGCGAGCTTTCCCGCCTCACCTCGCGCTTCGCCAACGTGCTCGCCGCGCTCGGCGTCGCCCGCGGCGAACGCGTCTTCGTTCTTGCCGGCCGCATTCCCGAGCTCTACGTCGCCGTCCTCGGCAGCCTCAAGGCCGGCTGCGTCGTTTCGCCGCTGTTTTCGGCGTTCGGGCCGGAGCCGATCGCCACCCGCATCCGGCTCGGCGAAGGCGCCGTGCTGGTCACCACCGATGCGCTGTACCGGCGCAAGGTGGCGGCGATCCGCGCGCAGCTGCCTAGCCTGCGCCACGTGCTGCTGGCGTCCGAGAGCGGCGAGGCGGACGCGGTCGCCGGCACGCACGACCTCGCCGCGCTGATGGCCGCCGCCGGCGAGGATTTTGCGACCGTCGCCACGCAGCCCGACGAGCTGGCGCTGCTGCACTTCACCAGCGGCACCACCGGCATGCCCAAGGGCGCGATGCACGTGCACGACGCGGTCGTCACGCACTGGGCCACCGGCCGCTACGCGCTCGACCTGCACGGCGACGACGTCTTCTGGTGCACCGCCGATCCCGGCTGGGTCACCGGCACCTCGTACGGCATCGTCGCGCCGCTGCTGCACGGCGTGACCTCGATCGTCGACGCCGCCGACTTCGACGCCGAGCGCTGGTACCGCATCCTGGAGGAACAGGGGGTGACGGTGTGGTACACGGCGCCGACGGCGATCCGCCTGCTGATGAAGGCCGGCCCCGAGCTGGCGCGGCAACATGCGTATCCGCGGCTGCGCTTCGTCGCCAGCGTCGGCGAGCCGCTCAATCCGGAGGCGGTGTGGTGGGGCAAGGAAGTGCTCGGCCACGCGATCCACGACAACTGGTGGCAGACCGAGACCGGCGGCATCATGATCGCCAACCTGCCGGCGCTCGCCATCAAGCCCGGCGCGATGGGCGTGCCGCTGCCCGGCGTCGAGGCGGCGATCGTGCGCCGCCTGGCCGACGGCTCGGTCGAGCCGGTCGTCGACGGCGGCGACGGCGAGCTGGCGCTGAAGCGCGGCTGGCCGTCGATGCTGCGCGGCCACCTGAACGACGCGGCGCGCTACGAAAAGTGCTTCGCCGGCGACTGGTACCTCAGCGGCGACCTGGCGCGGCGCGACGCCGACGGCTACTTCTGGTTCGTCGGCCGCGCCGACGACGTGATCAAGTCGGCCGGCCACCTGATCGGCCCATTCGAGGTCGAGAGCGCGCTGATGGAGCACCCGGCGGTGGCCGAGGCGGGCGTCATCGGCAAGCCCGACGCGGTCGTCGGCGAGGTGGTGAAGGCTTTCGTGTCGCTGAAGGCCGGACACGCGCCGGGCGAGGCGCTGCGCCTCGAGCTGCTCGCGCACGCGCGGCGCCGGCTCGGCGCCGCGGTGGCGCCGAAGGAGATCGACTTCCTCACCACGCTGCCGCGCACGCGCAGCGGCAAGATCATGCGCCGCCTGCTCAAGGCGCGCGAGCTTGGCCTGCCGGAAGGCGACACCTCGACGCTGGAGGGTGGCGCATGA